From Quercus lobata isolate SW786 chromosome 11, ValleyOak3.0 Primary Assembly, whole genome shotgun sequence:
CCTTTATCCCCCTGTTGGTGATTAAGTACCCCAAAAATTTGCCAGCCCCCACTCTAAAGGCGCATTTTTCTGCATTAAGACGCAATCTGTGCTTCCACAACACCTCGAACACCCCCTAGAGATCCTCTACATGCCGGGCCTCTTgcttgctttttaccaccatatcgtcGATATAAACTTCGACCGTATGCCCAATTTTATCCCGAAACATCCGCTGGTATGTTGCCCCGGCATTCTTTAGCCCAAAAGACATCACAGTGTAATGATAATTAGCATTGGGAGATATGAATGTCGTTTTCTCCTGGTCTTTACCGGCCAGGGCAATCTGATGGTACCCTTGAaaagcatccaagaagctcatcctcgggtgcccgtAAGTGGCGTCCACtaattgatcaatttttggCATGGGGAacgggtcctttgggcatgcccGGTTCAAATCCGtaaaatccacacaaactctctcTATTTGCCATTCTTCTTCCAAACAACCACGGTATTTGCTAGCCATTCCGGGAAAAATGTCTCCTTTATTGCTCCTGCCTACTTCAGCTTCTCTACCTCCTGTCTTACTACCTCAACATGGTCTTTGGCTGACCTTCTCGACTTCTGCTTCTTCGGAGGATATAAGCGGTCTGCATTAAGCTTGTGGACGATAAACCCGGGATCAACCCCAGGAACTTCATAAGGATTCCAAGCGAAAACATCTATGTTTTGAACCAGAAACAGCAATATTTGGACTCTTTCCTCACTACTCATGCTTGCTCCAacctgaaaatatttattagtaTCCGGTagtatttttacttttactaaCTCCTCAGCGCAGCCAACCCCCATTCCTTCTCGGGGCTcctttgattgctataaagAGTCTTTCCGGGATGCATCTTCCCGTTTAACATGCTCCTGTTCGGACTGCCCAGTCCCCTCGTCTCCTACTAGTTGTCCGGTGATTTCTCCCTGACTGACCTGATTCCCCAGCTTCCAATTCACCACGGTGGTAAGACACTATTTGGCCACTTGCTGGTCTCCTCTTATCACAGTGACACCTTGTTCGGTTGGGAACTTAATCTTTACATGTAGTGTTGATGGGACGACCCTCATTGAGTGAATCCACGGTCTTCCCAGGATGGCAGTATACGGGGAAAATGAACTTACAATTGTGAATGTTACAGCCACCTCTTTCCCTCCCATAATCACGGGAAGAGAGATTTGCCCCTCAAGAATCACTACTTTGCCATCAAACCCAACCAAAGGTGAAGTGTGCTTCATCAGGTCCTCCTTCTTTAGACCGAGTCCCTTGAACAGATCAAGGTACATCACGTTGGCCCCACTTCCCTGGTCTATCATCACCCCTTTTACTAAAAAGCCGCTTATCCGGGCCATGACCACTAATGCGTCATCATGTGGCTAGATCATCCCCTCCAAATCGTCATCATCAAACGAGACGGGCTCCCGTGCAAACTTCATCTTCTTACCCAGCGACTATAGATCCGGGTTACCCTCTACCGGTACCACTATCAACACTCCTTTCCTCCTTCCTGCAATGAGCTTCTCCGGAGCAACATGGATTACTTCAATAACCCCTACAAGGGGTGGGAGAGGGTTCCCCCTTTGCCGGGTATCTTGCCCTACGACTCTGTCCCCCGAGTCTAGCACGAAATCCTTTAAATGCCTGGCCTTGACTAGTTGCCTGAGGTGATCCTTTATTACCCAGCATTGTTCGGTGGTATGACCCTTGTCTCAGTGATAAGTGCAGTACAGATTCTGATTCCTTTTGGATGGGTCCCCtcccatcttgttcggccatcgAAAATACAGCTCGTGTTTGATCCGATCAAGAATCCTGTGTACCGGTTCCTTAAACGTTACATTCACTTCTCTCATTTGTGCGGCCGACTCTTGAATCACTAGACCCCCACGAGGCCTGAACAGGAAACTTGTCTGTCGGGGACGATTCATCATCGACGCTTTATCTTTACTCTACAGCCGGTCATCTTCTAATCTTTTGTATTCCTCAATGCGTCTCATAAGTTGTTGCATGCCTTCGGAAGGCTTCTTGGTTAACGACTCTCGTAGCCCAGAATCCTCGGGCAACCCCATCCTAAATGTGCTTGCTGCGACCCTTTCGTTATCCCTGCCTATCTCATTGTATAGCTCCCAATACCGGCTGGTGTAACTACGAAGGGTCTCTCCCGCCCTCATTCTCATTGAGAGAAGCGCGTCTACTAGTTGAGGTACTCGGTTGCATGTCACAAACCACACGCCGAACTCCTGAATCAGCTCGGAGAAACTACGTATGGATCCTTTCTGTAACCCGTTAAACCACCTTAAAGCAGTTGGTCCCAAACTCGAAGGAAATACCTTGCACATGAGCGCATCATTATGAATATGCAAAGACATCATCTGAATATAATGGTTAACATGTTCTACTGGATCAGTCTTCCTGTCATAGTAGTTGAACGGTGGACGGGTAAACCTGTCCGGCATTTCGGCTCGCTCGATTTCATTCGAAAACGGGGACCGAGCTGCTTTTCGCAGAGCGTGACTCATGGCATCCATGGCAGCATTCCGAGGTCGCCTTTCTTCCGGGAAGAGTGAGTCTCTCACTTGATTTTCCCGAGAATGTGAACGACCTTGGCGTTGCCCCGATTCCTGGGAGGGAGACCAATTCCTATTTCGTCGAGACCCTCTCGAGTGCGAACGGTCTTGGTACCGATGGGATTCTCAGGAATGTGAACGACTTCGCCGTAGTCGAGGTCCAAACTGATTAGATCCCTCTCCGTATCTATTTCCCCCAATTCCGGCCTCCTGTTACCGGTCATTTTTGTCTCCTCTCCGGCGCCTACCTCTCACCTCCAGCTCCAAACCCCTGACTAGTCTGCGAAGCTGTTCGAGCTCTTCATCCCGTTCCTCCCTCTGCCTACGTCCCGTAGCACCAGAAACCGTCCGTTGGGTTTGGTACGATCCCTCTCCTGTGCCGGACATTTCTTCTTGTTGGTCGTGCCCCCTATCTTCTTGTTCTTTCTGTCTGCGCTCTCGCCAACTTGATCCCCGAGAAGACCCTACGGATCCGGTTCCCGCATGGTCCCCCAAATGCCTTTCAGACATTTTCCCCGAGCTTGAGTCCCTCTAGAACCATAGAGTCGTAGGAGAGCTCCACGGTGGACGCCAATTGTAGGCTCCAAAGATGGGCTTGCTGGGCCAAACCACTATTtaggctcacaatttatttatctgGTAGGTCTGGGTATCCTACCTTGGGTTGTTCTAGGCTAAGGAACCCAATAAgatcatttttctctttttttcaatgTTATCTTCTTCTCAGATCCTCtcctgctctctctctctctctcttttctttcctcaaaATTGCATCCCCTTCCTATTCATTcgtttctcctatttatagtcTTTGTTAATGGGATgatcatcattattttcttccttAGTGCAAAGAAAGGTCCAATGTCGATGAACTAAGTGGATTTTTAGGTACGAGTGGCTTTGGAAACGGTTCCCACTTCAATAAATGTATTCGGCAACGGAGTTTCCTAAGGTTCTGCCGAGCACTTAAATGGCGATGTGATCGGGCATGTATATGGTGCCCGGAAATGGTTTCCCAAGCAGCCTGTGAGCGAGACGTACGCAGTCCGCTTTTTAAGTATCCAGACAACACTCAGTTCAGATCGGTAGTTATTGTGGGTTTGGGCCGGGGCTTTTGTTGATGTGAAAGTTGGACCCCTGGCCCATATCATTGATTCAtggtccaaggcccaatataaACTTGGACGTTAGGTGCTGTACAGTAACTATCCCTCaaagttaaaaagtttttttctttgattaaaaattgtttaaaaaagaatctttttttatgaatagaATTCTGAAAATTCTCCCCCGCACACACCATATAAAGAGGCTTCAACAATATTGCAAATTTCATATACATCCCAAAGCAAACCCTTTACCAATATATTGAACAATGTTTATTACAAAAatcccttcttctttttaattgcTAACCTTTATTTTCCTTACGCAAAGTGCTTTTGGATTGGCCTATAAATGTTTAAGCGTGCAAAATTCCACAATCAGTGACCTTTATGGTACAAATTTGAATGAGCTTTTCAGTTATCTTTCCTATGAAGTCCCTGCCAATGGTTTTGCACTCGGCACAAAGGGTCATGATGCAGACAAAGTTTATGGGCTTACCATTTGCAATGTTGATATCGAAGAGAAAGATTGCCAAAGTTGAACTGCTAATGCAACAAACGAAATTCGGTCACTTTGGCCATATTGATCATGAGACATGGTTCTTCACAAAGGACCCGCAAAACTTGACTAATTGCCAATCGATTCGCCAAAAGAAAAGTGAGTGGTTGACCCAACTCGCTGGCCAAGCTTCTATAAACCCACCAATGGTTTTATTCGGAGAATTGGATATTGGTGAGAATAACAAACTCAACGGGTCAGTTCGACGCACTAGAGACTTTTCAAGCTTAGACTGTATGAAGTGCCTCAGTGATTCAATTGGGTTTGTTCCAAAATGTTGTGACTCGAGTAAAGCAGTGCGGTTGTTTAGTGGGACTTGTGAACTTAGATTTGAGGCTTACTATAACAAAGCTTAAAGTTGGAAGTTGGAGTATCCTGGGATGACAATAATAAGATGTAATGTGTATTTGGAATAAACTACAACTATAATATACAAGATGGTGGGTGATGAACTTTAGTACTTTAAGATACGGTTGGTGATAAACTTTTTTCCTATATTGCATGTGTTTCAAGTTTTATCTGAACTAGTGCACAGTTGAATAAGATTTGCTGTAGttcctttagttttatttttcacgAATCATTAACCAGttcaatgcatgaaaaaattcaataaaatgcTTGTTTGGCCTTATTTTTCACTAATCATTAACCaatatgaaggaaaaaaaaatcaacaaaataccCATTTGGCCTTGTGATTTTTTAAGGTAAATGCATGTTATTCTTCTATTCcattgtttgggagttttaatggagagaACATTCGTTCCTCTATATTCTCTCAAAAGAGTCAAactctcaaattttcattccttcaaaaaatttgaggaaTTAGAGacaatgaaattagatttaatgaattttttactaaaccTTCCAAAATACACTTATATATTCagctcttttattttaaaatagaaatctaatagtaatattattataaaatgatttcatttattttcctcTATATTACTCTCAAACAATGTTAACTACgcttcattcttttccattcttttattttaaaacattcaaataagAGTACTTAATTTCTTTACATTCTCTTAAAAGTTACTATGACTTTCAAGTAGAGTTATGGTATGTCTTTGTGTTTAAATCTTTTTCCCTCTTCcttgtatgtgtatgtgtatgtgtgtgtttttttccaaaaaaaaaaaaaaaaaaaaaaggtaattgtctcacattgcttaagagaATGTGTTGTATGTACTATAACTTGTAACTTGTCTCACTCTaccttaaaagttatcatgacTTTTGAGCAGAGTTGTAGTGCGACTTTGTACTAGAAccactttctctctcccttgtgtgtgtgtgaaagtttgtttctcaaaaaaaaaaaaaattacattacattcttttattttccattcatttcccttaaTTAAATACAATTCATTCTATTCTATTACATTCCTTTTTATGAATTTCCAATTTTAAAGGAAGTGTGAGTGCCATGTGTTCTCCcaaataccacttttttttaagactaCCACGTAGATTACCTAAAGCATGTATGATTGAAAGTATAATTCTTGGCCTTTCTatgtagaaaatgaaaaataaaattcatcatcggccaattaatatatttcttgaTTAGTATGGATATTGTTGGTTGTGAACATTTTAAcgtgtttctctcttttttctccaaaaaagaaaaaaaaaaagtgtttctctctataaaattaatagtaccgtcattaataataataataacaataaccttaacaatataatcaaattatttttggtaatttattccAAAAAGAAGTATTTTTAGACCAATATTATCCTAATAGGCAAACACTTAACTGtgctttcaaaaataaaaaccatatttttcacttttttatcaaacactacttatttgtgattttaaaaattaagttttcaaaatgtaCATTCTAAAATTActgtttttttaaattgcacattttaaaacaactaaTCCAATCGGACCGAAAATACAATATGCTCTAGGTTGGAATcaattaattcaaataataaagTCTCTtgtcattataaattttaaaaattttacgACTTTCCTATGTCACACTCTTGGGGATGTTAAACTTCATTGATGGTCTATGTGGGGATGACAGTATCTTTGTATTCACTACCTACCACAAGGATCAACTTGACCCTGCGTTGTTAAATCCTGGTCACATGGACATGCACATTCGTTTGGCCTATTGAACCATTAAGGGTTCAAGCTCTTGGTTTCCAATTATCTTGACATTCATCACCCACTCTTTTGGAGAGAGTGAAGTGAAGTGAAGTGAAGTGAAGGCCTAATAGAGAACGTAAAGGTCAGTCCTGTAGAAGTGGCTGAAGAACTCATGAAAAGTGATGATACTGACGCTCTTGGTAAACTCTTAAGGGCATCTTTATTATAAGAATAAAGTACAAGTTATGTGTTACAATAAACCCAACATTGATATGTATGGTAGGTTAAACCCGAGACTAACTATACACTTAACTAGAATTAATAAACTTGTAATACATGTA
This genomic window contains:
- the LOC115966497 gene encoding uncharacterized protein LOC115966497; protein product: MDAMSHALRKAARSPFSNEIERAEMPDRFTRPPFNYYDRKTDPVEHVNHYIQMMSLHIHNDALMCKVFPSSLGPTALRWFNGLQKGSIRSFSELIQEFGVWFVTCNRVPQLVDALLSMRMRAGETLRSYTSRYWELYNEIGRDNERVAASTFRMGLPEDSGLRESLTKKPSEGMQQLMRRIEEYKRLEDDRL
- the LOC115966498 gene encoding cysteine-rich repeat secretory protein 38-like; the protein is MVLHSAQRVMMQTKFMGLPFAMLISKRKIAKVELLMQQTKFGHFGHIDHETWFFTKDPQNLTNCQSIRQKKSEWLTQLAGQASINPPMVLFGELDIGENNKLNGSVRRTRDFSSLDCMKCLSDSIGFVPKCCDSSKAVRLFSGTCELRFEAYYNKA